GGCCGGGCTCAATGCCTCACCCAGCACCAGAAAGGCGAGCAGCGAGGCGGTGACGGGGATCAGCGCGATCATGGCGGTGGCCGCCGCCGGACCCAGCAGGGCGATGGCGCGGTTGAAGGTGATCACCGCCACCACGCTCATCAGCACGCCCTGATAGCCGGCCTGGACCAGCACCTCGTGAAGCGGAGCCGCCTGCAACTGGCCAAGGCCCAGAATCAGATAGCCTGGCACCACCAGCAGCGCCGACCAGACACAGATCAGCGCCGCCGACTGCAGGGCGGTCAGCCCGCTTCGGCGGAAGCGCAGGGTATAGATCGCCCACAATGCCGCCGCCCCCAGCATGGCGGCGAAACCGGCCACCGCCCGCATGCCGTGCAGGCCGGCGCCGGCCAGAATCAGGCCCAGCAGGCCGGCGGCGATGGCGGCATAGCCGGCAAGCCGCAGCCGGCCGGGCCGGTCGCCCAGCAGCAGCCAGCCGAACAGGCCGGCGAAGACCGGCATCATGGTCGGCGTCACCGCCGCCGCGCGCGCCGCCGAGGTGAGTTGCAGCCCAAGCGCGATCAGCAGCACGAAGGGCGCGCCCCACAACAGCGCGAACAGCAACCCTTCGCGGCCGGCGCCAGGGGGAAGCCGTCGGCGGCCGCGCATCAGCCATGGTGCCAGCAGCACCGGCAGCAGGATCACCGCGCCGACGCCGAAGCGCAGCACGGTGATGTCCCAGACGGTCAGCGTCGACACGCCGCCAGCCTCTGCGACGCTGAACCGGGTGACGACGAACCAGCCCGAGAAGATCGCCACCGACAGCGCCGCCCACAGCACGCCCCGAAGGGTATTGCCGGGGCCGGATGCCGGTCCTGTGGTTTCCGCCTGGGTCATCACCGCTCCGTGGTCGCTGCTTGCGTTTTAGATCGATCGATTTAAAATGCCGTCAAGCGATGCGGATGGCAACATGCAACCGCATTGCACTGATCACGACGACCATATCAGCCGAGGACGACAGACAGCCATGGCCCGGCCCCGAGAGTTCGACGAAGCGGCGGTGCTCGATGCGGCGATCCAGTGTTTCTGGGCG
The nucleotide sequence above comes from Tistrella bauzanensis. Encoded proteins:
- a CDS encoding DMT family transporter, whose translation is MTQAETTGPASGPGNTLRGVLWAALSVAIFSGWFVVTRFSVAEAGGVSTLTVWDITVLRFGVGAVILLPVLLAPWLMRGRRRLPPGAGREGLLFALLWGAPFVLLIALGLQLTSAARAAAVTPTMMPVFAGLFGWLLLGDRPGRLRLAGYAAIAAGLLGLILAGAGLHGMRAVAGFAAMLGAAALWAIYTLRFRRSGLTALQSAALICVWSALLVVPGYLILGLGQLQAAPLHEVLVQAGYQGVLMSVVAVITFNRAIALLGPAAATAMIALIPVTASLLAFLVLGEALSPAEIVAVLVIVAGVLLASRSPSPAMSSTPSPRH